GCGATCATGTGGGGCATCGGACAAGTCGGGCCGTCGCACACGGCGCGCGTGATTTCCTGGAACGGCGTGGCGACTTACGGCGCGCTCGCGCTTGGCGCACCGCTCGGCGTGGCGCTCAACAATGCGTACGGCATCAAGGCCGTGGGCGCTGCGGTGGCGCTGGCGGGTATCGTCGGTTTGCTGTTGGCCCGCATGAAGCGTGCGACGCCCGTCATTCACGGGGAGCGACTCGCGTTCCGCGCGGTGCTCGGCCGCGTGATGCCGTTCGGCATGGGGCTGGCGCTCGGGTCCATCGGCTTCGGTGCGATCTCGACATTCATTACGCTTTACTACGCAAGCCATCATTGGGACAACGCAGCGCTGGCACTGACGGCCTTCGGTCTGTGTTTCATGGGCGTGCGTCTGTTGCTCGGCAGCAGCATTCAGCGCTTTGGCGGCTATCGCGTCGCGATGGCGTCGTTCGCGCTGGAAGCCTTCGGTCTGATCGTGTTGGGTATTGCCCCGACGGGCTTCACGGCGCTGCTCGGTGCCGCGTTGGCGGGTGCAGGCTTCTCGCTTGTGTTCCCGTCGCTGGGTGTGGCGGCCGTCAACCTCGTGCCTGCACAGAATCGTGGCGCTGCACTCGGTGCGTACTCGGTGTTTCTCGACGTCGCACTGGGCGTCACGGGACCGGTCGCGGGTCTGATCGTCGGGGCGTACGGGTACGCCGAGGTGTATCTGTGCGCGGCACTGGCCGCCATCGCAGCCGTGCTGCTTACCCTGTGGATGTCGCGCAATGCCCGCGTGGGCCAAGCGCCTGATACTGCGTCGACGGCGAACAAGTCAGCACAGACCGCGACGTCGTCGTAATCGTTTTTCCGATCCGGGCCTCGCCTCATTCGCATAAGGAGATCGGCACACGGCCACCGCGCGCCGATCTCGGGGCAATCTCCCTCCTGTTGCACAGCGCTGTCTTCCCAATTCCCGGGGCGCGAGCGCATTTCTGCAAGTCATCTGCCGTATCGCCCCCCTAAATTGAATCCGCAGCAGCCAGCGAGTCGCGCACGGTTGCTGCGAGCGCCCTTGCTTGTCGCAACGGGCATTCATCTTAGGAGTGTGAAATGAAACTGAACTGGATGATTCGTGCCGGGTTGATCTCGGCGGCGCTTTGGACACAAATTCCGACGATACAAGCCGCCGAGCTTCCCGGGGCGCAGGCAGCCGACGCACCTTACCAACTGTGCCCGCCGTGGGACGATGACGAGTGCTCGTGTCCCGACCCAACGCTCATCTGCCGTCTGCGCTGAGAACTTACCCGTCCGACTTTGACCCGGCGGCTGCGACAATCGCCGCCAGCCGCTTGATCAATCCGGGGATGCGGGAGGCGTCCGTATCCCCGTAGCCGATCACCAATCCGTTGTCTGCCGGTTGTGGGTCGAGTGCGAAGCTCGACAGCGCGCGAGGGCCGATCCCTTCGCGCTGAGCTGCCGCGACGATGGCCGCGTCCGGGAAGGCCGAGTCCAGTCGCACCGTCAGGTGGAGTCCGCAGCGTTCGCCAATCACCGCATATGCCGGATCGAAATACGTGGCCAGCGCGTCGCGCAATGCCGTCTGACGCTCCCGGTACAAACGCCGCATGCGCCCCAGATGACGCGCAAACTGCCCACTTCGGATGAAGTCGGCGAGTGCTAGCTGTTCGAAGCGATGGCCGCCGCGCAGGAGTTCGTCGAGCGCATCGCGGGCCTGCGTCGCGAGTGCCGTCGGCAGAATCAGAAACCCGAGACGCAGTGCCGGGAACATCGTTTTGCTGAAGGTGCCGACGTACACGACGGGCGCGTCCGGCACCATCCCCTGCATCGCGGCAATCGGCTCGCCCTGATGACGAAACTCGCTGTCGTAGTCGTCCTCCAGAATCCATGCGCCGTGACGCCGCGCCTGCGCAATCAGATCGAGACGGCGCGATGCCGATAACACACTGCCAAGCGGGTACTGGTGCGACGGCGTCACGTACACCAGTCGCGGCGGCGAGCGCTCCCACAAGCCTTCGGGAATGACGATGCCTTCGTCGTCCACACGCAGCGCCTGCAATCGCACATCGCTCGAATGAAAGGCGGCTTTCGCACCACGATAGCCGGGGTCTTCCATCCACACCGTGTCGCCCGGGTCGGTCAGCAACCGTACGCAGAGAATCAGCGCCTCGTGCGCACCTTCCGTGATGACGACCTGTGACGCATCGCACCGCACGCCGCGCGAGATGCGCAGATGGTCCGCAATGGCTTCTCGCAGCGCAGGCTCGCCCAGCGGGTCGCCATAGTTGTAGTGGCGGGGCTGCGCTTCGCGCATGACGCGCTCCAGCGTACGTCGCCATGTGCTCGCGGGAAAGCGGGTAAGCGCGGGCACACCGGGTGTGAACGGCAGCGGGGTTTCACCCGCGCGTGCGGCGTGCCGGGTGGCGGGCAGGCGTTGGATGCGGCGTGACGGTGACGGTGCAGTTACGACTTCCGGTGCGACGTCGGGCGCATCGACCTCTTGCGTCCTCGACCTCGCGACCTGTGCCGCCTGCGCGGCAATGTGCGGATCGAGCGAGAGTTGCGCGACGCGCGTGCCGAGTCGATGCGGGACGATGAAACCCTCGGCAGCGAGCTGGTCGTAGACGATGGAGACGGTGTTGCGCGACACGGCGAGGTCCTCCGCGAGTGTGCGCGAGGCTGGCAGACGTGCGCCAGCAGGCAAACGTCCTTCGAGAATGGCGTGCTTGAGTCGCGCCAGGAGTTGCTTCTGGAGTGAGACGTTGCGTCCCGGTCCCGTGGCAAGCGGGCTGTCGAACAGGGCGGCAACGTTCTCCGGTGCAAAGGCAGGCGCCGGGGGCGTCGTGTCAGCGCGTGTTTTGGCTACGGATGTCATGGCACCAAGAGATTCGCGAAGAGTGGTGCTTTTCATCGTACCACCGGCGCGATAACTTAGTCTGAATGATCAAAATGCCCATCCAATTGCCGGAGACGAGAGAGCCATGACCGACGCACCGAACTTCAATGACTACGACCAGCCCATCGGCCCGGCGCTGCCCGACTGGAAGCCGCGCGCTCAGCCGCCGCGCACGCCGGTCAGCGGCCGGTATTGCCGTCTGGAGCCAATCGACGTCGAGCGTCACGCTAAGGATCTCTTCGACGCCTACGCCACCGCACCGGACGGGCGCGACTGGACCTACATGAGCGGCGGCCCGTTTCCCGACTTCGACAGCTACTACGCCTACGCAACGAAGCTGGCGGCGTCCACCGACCCGCTGCATCACGCCATCGTCGATCTGGAGACGGGCAAAGCCGTGGGTACGCTGGCGCTCATGCGCATCGATCCCGCCAACGGTGTGGTCGAAGTCGGGCACGTGGCGTACTCGCCGTTGCTCAAGCGCACGCGTGCGGGGACGGAGGCACAGTACCTGCTGATGCGTCGCGCATTCGACGAGTTGGGCTATCGTCGCTACGAGTGGAAGTGCGATTCGCTGAACGCGCCCTCGCGCCGTGCGGCGGCCCGCTACGGCTTCACGTTCGAAGGGATCTTCCGTAACGCCATTGTCTATCGCGGACGCAGCCGGGATACGGCGTGGTTTTCCATCACCGATGCGGAATGGCCTGCAATCAGCCGGGGCTTCGAGCAGTGGCTCTCGCCGGAGAACTTCGACGCGCAAGGCCAGCATCGTGCGGGACTTGCGGCATTGATCTCCGCTGCCCGGGCATAACTGCGACGTCAAAACAAAACGGTCCGCCGGGAAATCCCCGGCGGACCGTTTTGCTTGTTGCTTGCTATCGGAACCGTCCCAATCGACGGTGGCGATACCTCGGGCCGATCAGCCCGGGAAGAAGGCGTACTTCAACACGAACAGTACGGCGATCACCCACGCTGCCGGGTGGACTTCCTTCGCACGGCCCGTGAACAACTTCAGCACGGCGTAAGAGATGAAGCCGAACGCCAGACCGGTGGCGATCGAGTACGTGAACGGCATGGCCAGCGCGGTCAGGGCGGCCGGCGTAGCTTCCGTGATGTCGTCCCACTCGACGTCGAGCAGTTCGCGCAGCATCAGGCCTGCAACATACAGCAGTGCCGGTGCGGCGGCGTACGCCGGGACCGAGCCAGCCAGCGGGGCGATGAACAGCGCGAGGATGAACAGCAGGGCAATCGTCAGTGCGGTCAGACCCGTGCGGCCGCCAGCCTGCACGCCCGAGGCGCTTTCGACGTAAGCCGTCGTGCTGCTCGTGCCCAGCAGCGAGCCGATGAAGATGGCGATGGAGTCGGCGAAGAGCGCGCGTCCCAAGCCCTTGTAATGCGTGCCTTCGAGCAGACCGGCGCGCTTGGCCACGCCCATCAGCGTACCCGTCGCGTCGAACACTTCGACCAGCACGAAGGCCAGAATCACGTGGACGAAACCGGCGTGCAAGGCACCCGGAATGTCGAGCTGGAGGAACGTCGGCGCGAGGCTCGGCGGCATGGCGAACACGCCCTGGAACTGGTTCAGACCCAGCACCATCGAGAGCACCGTCACGGCCAGAATGCCGATCAGGATGGCGCCACGAACCCGCAGCGCGTCGAGCACGGCGATCAGGAAGAAGCCGAAGATGGCGAGCAGTGCCTGCGGCGAGTGGAGATCGCCCAGACCGATCTTCGTAGCCGGGTTGGCGACGACCACGCCGGCGTTACCGAGCGCGATGATGGCGAGGAACAGACCGATACCCGCTGCAATCGCACATCGCAACGATTTGGGCACCCCGGCAATGAGCCAGGATCGCACCCCTGTCACGGTCAGGATGATGAACAGACACCCTGAGATGAACACCGCGCCGAGCGCCTGTTGCCACGTGTAGCCCATCGCGCCTACGACCGTGAAGGCGAAGAAGGCGTTCAGGCCCATACCCGGCGCCATGCCGATCGGATAGTTGGCGACGAAGCCCATCACCACCGAGCCGATCGCCGCTGCCAGACAGGTCGCCACGAACACGGCACTCTTGTCCATGCCCGTCGTGCCGAGGATGTTGGGGTTGACGAAAATGATGTACGACATGGTGAGGAAGGTCGTTAGACCCGCCACCATTTCCGTGCGTACATTGGAGCCATGCTCCTCGAGTTTGAAGAATTTGGTCAGCAACGCGCTCTCCTTGTGACTTTGTTATGCCGTTGTCCGTGTGCAGCGGGGGCGCGCGCATTGTACTGCGCGCGAGCCCGTGCCACCGATTTTGTCAGGCGACTGCTTGCGTCGAGTCTGTCAGAACTTCATGCGCATGCCCACCCCGAAAGTATTCCCGGCATCCAGCCCGGAAACCTTGTCGTTGAGGTAGGCCGTGTACACATCGGTGCGTTTGGAGAGGTTGTAATCGTAGCCGATGGCCCACGTATTCCGGCTGGTATTGTTTGCGCCGGAATTTTTCGTGTAAGCGTAAGACGCCATCACATTCCCCCCGCCGAGCGGCACGGTAAAGCCGAGCTGGCCCCCGTTGGACGTCAGATTGCCGCCCGTGATCGTGTTCTTGATGTATTGGTACTGACCGAAAAACTTGACCACTTTGAAGTCGTACGTCAGACCGGCCTGAAGCGCTTGCTGATTGCGAAAACCGGTGATACCTGCCTGATCGTCGGGCGTCGAGTCGAACTTGACCTGCTGGTAGGCGAGCGTGGCGGCGAGCGGGCCATGGAAGTACATGGCCGCGGCACTCCACTTGTTCTGCCCCATTTCGCCCGCCTTGTTGCCGAAGGCATAGGAGAAGCTTGCGCCCAGCCCCTTGTAGTCGGGCGTGGCGTACATCACGCCATTGTTCCAGCCCGAGTCGCCGACGATCCCTTGTCCCGCGAGACCGAGGAACGTGTGGTAGACCATCGGGCTGAAGGTGTAGGAGTCGACAAACGGGTTGAACAGGATCGTCGACACGAAGTACGACGTGGTGAGCCGCCCCATCGTGATCGTGCCCAGCGTGTTCGATTGCAGTCCGACGTAGGCGTTGCGCGAGAAGAAGCTGTCGCCGGTGAAGCGGCCGTAGCGGCCGTTCTGAGGCAGGAAGAAGTCTTCGAGCGTGAAGATCGCTTTCAGACCGTCGCCAAGATCTTCGGCGCCCTTGATCCCCCAGTAAGACGTGGACATGCCGCCGCCGGCCTGGGTCCAAGCGCGTTCGCCGCCGGGGGCCTTGGCCGCGCCGACCCACGCGTCGACCTGGCCGTAAAGGGAAACGCTGGATTGTGCGTTCGCGACGCCCGCCGCGCCGCAAATTGCGAGGGCGAGCGTGCCCCGCAGCCAACCTGCTGCCTTGCTCATGAATGTGTCTCCGTCTCGTTTTAGTTTGTGCGTGCCTCTGAACTGCTCTTTTCACCGAAGAGTGCAAGGGGGCACGCCTGAGTCATTGACACACTGACTTCGCGTTGCGCGGGGATCGGTGTTGCTTTGAGGCGTGATCATTATTATCAAGGTGCCTCATACGACATATCACGCGGCGTTGATACTCGTTATTCCGTTGTTGCCGTCACACTTCGCGGGTTAACACGGGCGGTTTACCTCTTGCGCAGCGCAATTTGCGGGGGCGAAAAAAAAGCGGATATCCGCGTCTCGGACGCGAATATCCGCTCTCGATCTGATGGCGGCTTCAGGCAAGCCGCCGTCGTCGACCGCGCTTACCGAACCGCGCGCCAACTCGCGTTGTGCGCTTCGAGCCAGTTCTGCGCGAGCGCCGGATCGCCGTGACGATTCGGATGGAACGACGGCAGCATGTACTTGAGCATCGGCCCGGTCGTGCGCCAGACGACGCCGTCGCGACCGAAGAACATCGTCGTGAATCCCCACCACGTGCTCGGCTTGAAGAGTGTGCCGTCGCGCCAGAGATTGTTGATCGTCTGCGCGTGGCTCTCCAGCCCGAACATGAACAGCACGTAGAGATACGTCAGTACCCGCTGTCGCTCGCTGCCACCCAATGCACGGTACAGGTCGAACGCCACCGCCTTGTGCTCGGTCTCTTCGGCCGCGTGCCAGCGCCACATCAGACGCATCTTCGGCTCCGCCTTCGCGAGCCAGCGGTCGTAGCGCAGTGCGCCGTCGCCGAACACCGCCGTGCAATGCTCGTAAGCAGCCGTGACGGCGAGCATGTACATCGGCGACAGCTTGCGGCGTCGCGCCCACTGAATGCGCGACGTCGCCCAGTTCTCCCAATGATTCACCAGGCCTTGCTTGGCAAGCTGCGCGTTGTACTGGCCGTGTAGATGACGGTGCGTGGCTTCCTGTCCGATGAATTGCGCAATGTCGGCGCGCAGTTTGTCGTAACGCGCATCGTCAGGCAGACGGTCCATCGTGTCGCGCACCGAGTCGATGAACGACTGCTCGCCGACGGGAAAACTCATCGACAGCGAGTTGTAGTACATCGTGCGGTAAGCGTCGCCGCTGTGCCAATGGCGCTCGAAGCCACTGGCAAGATCGACCGTCAGCTTGCGCACGGTCAGCGCGGAAATGTCGTTGCTCATGATGGCAGACCTCTCTGGCAGTCGAGACGAACGTCCGATGCAACGAATGTGACGTCCATGACGCCGTCTCTTGAATTTCATACCGAATGTGAGCATTATTCATTTTTCAGGCGCCTTGCCGCAACTCGCTTCCTGCTCAGGTTTTTATTTATGTCCACACCGAAGTCGCCCGCCACCCCGAACGCCCCGTCCGCCATGCGAAAGCGGCCGATGCAGGCACGCGCGCAGCACACCGTCGAGACCATTTTCGAGGCTACGGCTCAGGTTCTCGACGAAGAAGGTGAGGCGGCGCTCACGACCAATCGCATCGCCAAGAAGGCTGGCTTTTCGATTGGCACCCTGTATCAGTACTTCCCGACCAAGGAAGCGATTCTGCTGGCGATGATTGCGCGCGAGCGACGTCGCGTGATGGATGAGCAGAACGAATTCCTCGCCCGTGCCGTCGATGAAGGCGCAGACCCCGAGCGCGTGATTCGCGAACGCATCCGCATGCTGATCGAAGCATTCGGTTCGGGGGGACGCGTGAAGCGCTCACTCATCAAGATGGCGTGGCAGATGGACCATCACGAGAACATCATGCAGGCGATGCGCGAGGCGGCGGAGCATATCGCCGTCGCCATGTCGCGCCGCGATGCGCCGGGGATGCGTCCGCCGACCACCGCCACGGTGTTCGTGCTCACGCGCGCATTCATGGGCACGCTGCGCTCTGCGGTACTCGAAGACTCCCCGTTGCTTGGCACTCCAGAATTCGAGGACGAGCTTTACCGGTTATGCTGGGGCCTGTTGCGCGCCGACGCCTGATGGCACGCTCACCGGACCGACGATAGGTTCCACCGTCGCTTCGCAGGCAAAGACGCGCACCACTTCGATAGCTCCGGCAGTTCGCACAAAGGAAGGCGTTGCATGGGTGAAATCGTCAAGGCGGTCAGCATTCTGGCGGGGGGTGTCGGCATCTTCCTGATCGGCATGGCGATGATGACCGACGGCCTCAAACTCGCCGCTGGGCCTGCGCTCGAACGCATCCTCGCCGGGGCGACGCGGACCCGATGGCAGGCCTTCGCATCGGGCGTGCTCGTCACCGCCATCACCCAAAGCTCGTCGGTCGTGACGATTGCAACCATCGGCTTCGTCAACGCCGGGCTGCTCCAGCTCGGTGGCGCGCTCTGGCTCATGTTCGGTTCGAATCTCGGATCGACGATGATGGGGTGGATCGTCGCGGTGATCGGCCTCAAGTTCAATATCGATGCGTTCGCGCTGCCGATGATCGCCGTCGGCGTGGCGCTGCGCCTGACGGGCGCGGGCACCCGGCGCGGTGCCGTCGGCAATGCACTCGCGGGCTTCGGCCTGCTCTTCTTCGGCATCTCGCTGCTGCAATCTGCCTTCATCGACATGGCGGGCATGATTCGTCTGCCCGACGGCACCGGCCCGCTCGACGTGCTGCTGCAAGTCGTCGTGGGCTTCGTGCTTACCTGCATCGTGCAGTCCTCGGCGGCGGCGATGGCCATCACACTCACGGCCGCGCAGAACGGACTGCTGGGCGCGCAGGGCGCGGCGGCCGTGGTGATCGGCGCGAACATCGGTACGACGGTGACGGCCGTGATCGCGGCCATCGGCGCGACGCCCAACGCGCGGCGGGCGGCCATGGCGCATGTCGCCTTCAACGTGGTGGCGGCTGTCGTGGCACTCCTTTTGCTACCGTGGATGATCCGCGCCATCGCCACCGGCATGGAATGGATGCACCGCGAAGCCGACCCCGCGATCCAGCTCGCGATCTTCCACACGACGTTCAACGTACTCGGCGTGTTGCTGATGATTCCGCTGACCACGCCGCTGTTGCACTGGTTGCAGCGTCGCTTTCGCTCGCGGGAGGAAGACGACGGGGCGCCGCAGTTCCTTGACGACAACGTGCTGCAGGTGCCGCAACTGGCCGTCGACGCGCTTAAGCGTGAAGTCGAGCGCCTTGGCGTGATCAGCCGACATATGGTGCGCGGCGCATTGACCGGTACGAGTTCCGGTGTGCTGGCCCAGTCGCACGCGTCGGTCACGCGCCTCGGCAGCGTTTGCCAGACATTCGCCGAGCGCATGAGTCGCGTGGCCATGGGCGCGGCGTCCGCCGAGCAACTGGCCGACACGCTGCGCACACTGCGCTACTACGAGAGCGCGGCAGAGCAGGCGGTGGCGGCCGCCGCGTTGCGCGACCAGACCAGCACCGCGACCGGTATGTCGGACGTCTACACAGCGTTCCTACGCGAATCGGGCGCGCTGCTCGATCATGTGGAAAGCGATGCGTGGCCGGAAGACAGTGGCGAGTCGCTCGGCACACATGCGTCGGCAATGGAAGCGGCGTATGGCGGGCTCAAGGCCAAATTGCTGGCCGACGGCGCGGCGGGCACCGTACGTATCTCCGTGATGGAGGAAGCCTTGCGGCGTTACAGCGCCCTGCGACGCGCTTTGCAGCAGACCGTCAAGGCGAGCACGCGTCGAGCGAGGGGGACCGATCCCATTGACTGAGCGGCTGACCGGCCAACCGATTGAGCGGGAGGTGTGGTTTTCGCGTCATGCCCGTCGCTTGCGCAACGCAACATGCGTGGCTAGAATGACGACAGATTCTTGGCATCCGGTGAAATCTCCACGGGTGTCACGTAAGCGTTCACGTGAATCAACGCATTCTCCGCGACAGCGGCCGGTTCTATCGGCACGTCGGTCGAGGGGCGTGCGTTCATGCGTGAACTACCGGGCAACCCATTCAGCGTTGTATCCGGTTCACTGAGCGCCATAAGCGCCGTCCTCCTCCGATTTGCCTGTTTCGATACCGATGCCCCGTTTGCGGTCGTTCGTCCGCTGGTTGGCGTCCGGTGTCCGTCGTTCGTGGCTTGTTCATCGTTCGCCGGTGTTTCACCGATGACTTCGCTTGCATGTCGCTTGCATCTCCTTCGACACTGGCTTTCGCTGACCGGCAACCTTTGGAGCTTTCTCGCATGTCGTCCTCCGCTACACCGGCCCAATCTTCGGATCAGGCCCAACCTCCCCATCAGGCGGCGGGCGCGCCCGTCAACGCTACGGCATTGCTCGTGCGCTTCTCGCTCAATGTTTTTCTCGCGTGCCTGACCATCGGCATGTCGCTTTCCGTCGTGCCGCTGTTCGTGCACAACATGCTCGGGTATCACAACGTCATCGTGGGTTTTGCCGTGGGCGTGCAGTCGCTCGCCACGGTGCTCACCCGCAAGTTCGCCGGACGCACCGCCGATCAGCGCGGTGCACGCGTGGCGCTCATGCGCGGTCTGGTGTTCGTTGGACTGTCAGGCGTCGCGCTGCTCGCGACGAGCCTGATCTCGGTAGCCGCCGAGCCGCGTCTGGCTGTGCTGACCCTCGCCCGCTTGCTGCTCGGCGTCGGTGAGAGCCTGTGCATCACCGGCACATTGACATGGGCCATCGGCAGTCTCGGTGCTGCGCAATCGGGCCGTGTGATGTCATGGACCGGCGCGGCTGTCTTCGGCGGATTCGCGGTTGGCGCCCCGTTGGGGCTGGCGCTCTATGGCGGTACATCGCTGGCGGGCGTTGCCGTCGCGATCTGTTTGTTGCCGCTGGCGGGCTGGGCGGTCATCTCGCGCATCGCTGCTGTCGCGCCCGCGCATCAGGCCGGGGGCGCGCTGGCGTACTCGCAGGTGTTGCGTATCGTCTTCCTGCCGGGGCTGGCGCTGGCGTTGCAGGGTGTCGGGTTCGCTGTGGTCGGTGCGTTCGTGGTGCTGTACTTCGAGGCGTCGCGCTGGACCGGTGCGGCGATTGCCTTGTCGGCGTTCGGTCTGGCGTTTGTGCTGATGCGTTTGATCGGCGGCCGCTGGCCCGAGCGCTTCGGCAATCTGCGGGTGGCGCAGGCGTCGCTCGTCGTCGAGGCCATTGGGCTGCTGATCGTCTGGCAAGCGCCCGTCGCGTGGCTCGCCCTACTGGGGACGGCGTTGGCCGGGGCAGGGGCATCGCTGATTTTCCCGTCGCTGGGCATTGAAGTCGTCAAGCGCGCACCGGCGGCCAGCCGCGGTACGAGCCTTGGCACGTATGCCGCATTTCAGGACATCGCTATCCTGACCACCGGTCCGCTCGCGGGGGCCGTGGCTAACCCGTTCGGTTATCGGGCCGTGTTCCTGTGCGGTGCGGTGGCGGCTGTGCTGGGTGTCATCGTGGTCGTGTCGTTGCGGGCGCGTCAGCGCTGATCTGATGGTCGATGCAGCGCCGTGCAGCCTCTCGACCCGAGAGGTCGCACGGCGCTGCATTCCGCCGTTCCGTAGGTGCCCGCAAACGCTAAAGGCCCATTCGATATCCGACGATCGCGCCTCAAGAAAATGTTCACGCACTGAAGGTTCGTTCCATTTAAAGCGGTGTCCTATGGTTTACAATCCGCCTCGGCCTCCCAATACCTAAGGGGATGGCAGGGTGAGATGCGTCGCACAACGGCTTAACCGTTGGGCGCGACGTCCGGAGACAATGCCTCCGGGCCTGCGCGTGATCGATTCCTGCAACATGGGAATCGTGAGGTCTTCAGAGCGGTCGAGTGGGTAAGGCAGCGTGATCGGTGCGAGTGGTCCGGGTGCAACGTTGCAGTCAATTCAGGCTGCGTGGCAGCCGAAGTTCGAAGTGGAGACCATGAGTACTATCGCTAGCGGTGTCAAAGCCAACGCGCATACGCGCGAGATCGAGGCGCAAGCCTACGCAAAAGCGACCTGGCGTTTGTTGCCGTTCCTTTTCCTGTGTTATGTCGCGGCCTATCTGGACCGCGTGAATGTCGGCTTCGCCAAGCTGCAAATGCTGAACGACCTTCAGTTCAGCGAGACCGTCTACGGTCTGGGCGCCGGCATCTTCTTCATCGGTTACTTCTTCTTCGAAGTGCCGTCCAACATCATCATGCACAAGGTCGGTGCGCGTCGCTGGATTGCACGCATCATGATCTCGTGGGCGGTGCTCTCGGCAGCGACGCTGTTCGTCACGACGCCGACACAGTTCTACGTCGTGCGCTTCCTCCTCGGTGTGGCTGAAGCGGGTTTCTTCCCCGGCATCGTGCTGTATCTGACCTACTGGTTCCCGGCGCAGCGCCGTGGCCGCATGAACGCGCTGTTCATGATCGGTATTCCGGTGGCCGGTGTGTTCGGCGGTCCGCTCTCGGGCTGGATTCTGCAAGCGTTCAACGGCGTGGGCGGCTGGAAGGCCTGGCAATGGTTGTTCTTCATCGAGGCCATTCCGTCGGTGATTCTCGGCGTGATCACGCTGATGTATCTGCCGAACGGCATTCGCGCTGCGAAGTGGCTGACCGAAGACGAGAAGGCCGTGCTGGAGCACAACATCGCGCAGGACAGCGCGGGCAAGGCACCGCAATCGGTGGCCTCGGTGTTCGCGAACGGTCGTGTGTGGCTGATGGCCGTGATCTACTTCTGCTGCATGATGGGTCTGTACGGCATTGGCTTCTACCTGCCAACGCTCATCAAGGCCAGCGGCGTGAAGAGCGCGCTCGACGTGGGTCTGCTGACCGCCATTCCGTACGCTTGCGCCGTCGTCAGCATGATTGCCGTGGCACGCAGCTCGGACCGCTCGCGTGAGCGTCGCTGGCACTTCGCAGTGGTGTCGTTCGCCGGCGCCGTCGGTCTGTACCTGAGCACGATCTGGGGCAACAATGTACCGCTCGCGATGGTCGCGCTGTCGGTCGGCACGGCCGGCATGCTGGCCAC
This window of the Pandoraea sputorum genome carries:
- a CDS encoding MFS transporter — its product is MPTDTRPANGQFATTLQIVSTVFFTFLCYLTIGLPLAVLPSFVHVDLAYSSVIAGLAISVQYLATLLSRPYAGRTADAWGPKRTVLCGLVACGASGLLVALGGVFSGVPWLALLALIAGRLVLGFGESWVSTGAIMWGIGQVGPSHTARVISWNGVATYGALALGAPLGVALNNAYGIKAVGAAVALAGIVGLLLARMKRATPVIHGERLAFRAVLGRVMPFGMGLALGSIGFGAISTFITLYYASHHWDNAALALTAFGLCFMGVRLLLGSSIQRFGGYRVAMASFALEAFGLIVLGIAPTGFTALLGAALAGAGFSLVFPSLGVAAVNLVPAQNRGAALGAYSVFLDVALGVTGPVAGLIVGAYGYAEVYLCAALAAIAAVLLTLWMSRNARVGQAPDTASTANKSAQTATSS
- the pdxR gene encoding MocR-like pyridoxine biosynthesis transcription factor PdxR, which codes for MTSVAKTRADTTPPAPAFAPENVAALFDSPLATGPGRNVSLQKQLLARLKHAILEGRLPAGARLPASRTLAEDLAVSRNTVSIVYDQLAAEGFIVPHRLGTRVAQLSLDPHIAAQAAQVARSRTQEVDAPDVAPEVVTAPSPSRRIQRLPATRHAARAGETPLPFTPGVPALTRFPASTWRRTLERVMREAQPRHYNYGDPLGEPALREAIADHLRISRGVRCDASQVVITEGAHEALILCVRLLTDPGDTVWMEDPGYRGAKAAFHSSDVRLQALRVDDEGIVIPEGLWERSPPRLVYVTPSHQYPLGSVLSASRRLDLIAQARRHGAWILEDDYDSEFRHQGEPIAAMQGMVPDAPVVYVGTFSKTMFPALRLGFLILPTALATQARDALDELLRGGHRFEQLALADFIRSGQFARHLGRMRRLYRERQTALRDALATYFDPAYAVIGERCGLHLTVRLDSAFPDAAIVAAAQREGIGPRALSSFALDPQPADNGLVIGYGDTDASRIPGLIKRLAAIVAAAGSKSDG
- a CDS encoding GNAT family N-acetyltransferase, which codes for MTDAPNFNDYDQPIGPALPDWKPRAQPPRTPVSGRYCRLEPIDVERHAKDLFDAYATAPDGRDWTYMSGGPFPDFDSYYAYATKLAASTDPLHHAIVDLETGKAVGTLALMRIDPANGVVEVGHVAYSPLLKRTRAGTEAQYLLMRRAFDELGYRRYEWKCDSLNAPSRRAAARYGFTFEGIFRNAIVYRGRSRDTAWFSITDAEWPAISRGFEQWLSPENFDAQGQHRAGLAALISAARA
- a CDS encoding NCS2 family permease; this encodes MLTKFFKLEEHGSNVRTEMVAGLTTFLTMSYIIFVNPNILGTTGMDKSAVFVATCLAAAIGSVVMGFVANYPIGMAPGMGLNAFFAFTVVGAMGYTWQQALGAVFISGCLFIILTVTGVRSWLIAGVPKSLRCAIAAGIGLFLAIIALGNAGVVVANPATKIGLGDLHSPQALLAIFGFFLIAVLDALRVRGAILIGILAVTVLSMVLGLNQFQGVFAMPPSLAPTFLQLDIPGALHAGFVHVILAFVLVEVFDATGTLMGVAKRAGLLEGTHYKGLGRALFADSIAIFIGSLLGTSSTTAYVESASGVQAGGRTGLTALTIALLFILALFIAPLAGSVPAYAAAPALLYVAGLMLRELLDVEWDDITEATPAALTALAMPFTYSIATGLAFGFISYAVLKLFTGRAKEVHPAAWVIAVLFVLKYAFFPG
- a CDS encoding porin, translating into MSKAAGWLRGTLALAICGAAGVANAQSSVSLYGQVDAWVGAAKAPGGERAWTQAGGGMSTSYWGIKGAEDLGDGLKAIFTLEDFFLPQNGRYGRFTGDSFFSRNAYVGLQSNTLGTITMGRLTTSYFVSTILFNPFVDSYTFSPMVYHTFLGLAGQGIVGDSGWNNGVMYATPDYKGLGASFSYAFGNKAGEMGQNKWSAAAMYFHGPLAATLAYQQVKFDSTPDDQAGITGFRNQQALQAGLTYDFKVVKFFGQYQYIKNTITGGNLTSNGGQLGFTVPLGGGNVMASYAYTKNSGANNTSRNTWAIGYDYNLSKRTDVYTAYLNDKVSGLDAGNTFGVGMRMKF
- a CDS encoding metal-dependent hydrolase → MSNDISALTVRKLTVDLASGFERHWHSGDAYRTMYYNSLSMSFPVGEQSFIDSVRDTMDRLPDDARYDKLRADIAQFIGQEATHRHLHGQYNAQLAKQGLVNHWENWATSRIQWARRRKLSPMYMLAVTAAYEHCTAVFGDGALRYDRWLAKAEPKMRLMWRWHAAEETEHKAVAFDLYRALGGSERQRVLTYLYVLFMFGLESHAQTINNLWRDGTLFKPSTWWGFTTMFFGRDGVVWRTTGPMLKYMLPSFHPNRHGDPALAQNWLEAHNASWRAVR
- a CDS encoding TetR/AcrR family transcriptional regulator gives rise to the protein MSTPKSPATPNAPSAMRKRPMQARAQHTVETIFEATAQVLDEEGEAALTTNRIAKKAGFSIGTLYQYFPTKEAILLAMIARERRRVMDEQNEFLARAVDEGADPERVIRERIRMLIEAFGSGGRVKRSLIKMAWQMDHHENIMQAMREAAEHIAVAMSRRDAPGMRPPTTATVFVLTRAFMGTLRSAVLEDSPLLGTPEFEDELYRLCWGLLRADA